The following coding sequences are from one Epinephelus fuscoguttatus linkage group LG5, E.fuscoguttatus.final_Chr_v1 window:
- the LOC125888833 gene encoding uncharacterized protein LOC125888833, which yields MSGKEEMVQKDSAQKTEWFWNKKEKKDKDKEHSKDKGDCKDKDKKHKHKHKSGEKKNKGENKDGKKSGTSSSSSSSSSSSSDEE from the exons ATGTCAG GTAAAGAAGAAATGGTGCAGAAGGATTCTGCTCAGAAGACTGAGTGGTTTTGGAACAAGAAGGAAAAGAAGGATAAGGACAAG GAACACAGCAAGGACAAGGGTGACTGtaaggacaaagacaaaaagcaCAAGCACAAGCACAAGTctggagagaagaagaacaaaggTGAAAATaaggatggaaaaaaatcaggcacctcatcctcttcctcatcttcatcctcctcaAGCAGTGATGAG GAGTGA